The DNA window AAAATGGGGCCAAACTTTTACCTAAATCCACCCGATACCGTCCCCCAATTTTGGCCTGCAGTCTCATTGCGTAATCGAAAAATCTATCTCGCCTGGGAGCGCCAGGGGACATTGACTCAGCCAGACGAGGTCTGGGTAGCCGTCCTGGATTTTGACGACCCGTTAACCGTTTCGGATATGGACGGCACGGTACCTACTGACTTCCAGTTTCATCCGAACTATCCAAATCCATTCAATAGTACGACGGTGCTCTCCTTTGATCTGACCACGTCTTTGCCGGCGGGCAACCTTACTATTTACAATATTCTGGGACGGCCTGTCAAAGCGTTCGGCCTGAGAAGTCTAGCGCCCGGCCATCATACCCTGAACTGGGATGGGAATGATGAGCAGGGTCAGCCCGCACCCTCCGGCATCTACATCTACCGCCTGGTGGCCACCTCTATCGAGACCGGTGAGCGGTTTACAGCAAACCAGAAGATGGTGCTGCTGAAGTAGCTCCCTTTCGCCTGCCCCGCTCTAGCTGTGGAGCGGGGGTCTCGCGCAGCGAGCAGGATGGGTCGGGGCACACTCCCCGCGTCAAACCCCGCGCCCCACGCTGCCCCGCTGCCACCGTATCTTCGGGCATGCGCTACCCTAGCAATCGGCCTCTACTAGCTGCCCCCTCTATTTTAAGAGAGGGGGCGTCACGAAGTTACGGGGGTGAGTTCCTCCACGGACATTGGGGCCGAAAAGGTGTCATGCTGGTGCCATCTTGGGGTCACTTCGGTGTCACGTTGGTGCCGCTTTGGTGCCACCCACTCCGTCGGTGACCGTGACACCGGCCTGGGGCAGTATCCGCTCCACGGCCTCTTCCCCCTCTATTTTAAGAGCGGGGGGGTCACGCCTGTCCCGCCACCTGCGGGGACGTGACGGGGGTGAGTTCCCCCACGGACTTTTGGGCCACTTTTGGGCCATCTTTGGGTCATCTTTGGGCCACCTCTCCCGTCAGTGAGCGTGGCCCAGGCAAGGGGGGGAGGGGGTCACCTGGTTCAGCCCCCGATTCTGCTCGTTTCCGCCCCCATTCCTGTGCAGCTTCAGCCCCGTTGAGGGTAGCCTATGGGAGGGCAAATGACCTACAATGATATGCGCATCGTGCTCACGGGGGCCTCCAGCGGCATCGGTGCCGCCCTGGCCCGGCAGCTGGCCGCCGAGGGTGCCCGGCTGGTGCTGGCCGCCCGCAACGAGGACAACCTGGCCGCGGTGGCTAAAACCTGCCACGAGCTGGGTGGCGAGACGCTGGTGGTACCCACCGACGTGACCGACCAGGCCCAGTGTCAGGCCCTCATCGGCCGGGCCGTCGCGGCATGGGGCGGCCTGGACGCCCTGTTTCTCAACGCCGGTGTCTCCATGTGGTCCCGCTTCGAGGACGTCACCGACATCACCTTCTTCGAGCGCATCATGGCGGTGAACTATTTCGGCGTGGTCTATTGCACCCACTACGCCTTGCCCCACCTGCAGGCGACCCGGGGCCGGCTGGTGGTGGTCACCAGCTCCGCGGCCAAGACCGGTGCGCCCCTGCACTCCGGCTATGCCGCCAGCAAGCATGCCGTCCACGGTTTTTTCGACGCCTTGCGCGCCGAGCTGCTGGGCAGCGGTGTCTCCATCACGCTGGCGGTGCCCATGTTTGTGCGCACGGACATCCGCCTCCACGGCTTCCAGGGCGACGGCAGCCATCCCAAGACCGACCCCTACGACGACAGCAAGTCCATGTCGGCCGATGAGGCGGCCCGCATCACCATCAAGGCGGCCAGGAAGCGCAAGCGGGAGGTGCTCATGACGCTGGAGCTGCAGGCGGCGGTGAAGCTGCGCCCCTTTGTGCCCGGCCTCATCGATCGCATCGCCCGGCGGAAGGTGGGGTTGGATTGATCCGGACCGCCGCGTCCCGCCTGACGGTCGTCTGGACCGGTCTAGGGGCGGAAGGGCCTAGCCGAACTTCTCGGGGCGCTGATAGTGCTGCTCCCCGCGTGTTCCGGGCTGGTTGAACATCTGCATGTAGACGACGGGATCGGCATTGCTCAAGTCGATGGACCGGAAGAAGGGGTGCTCCCAGAACTGGCCTGGATCGCCGGGCTTCTGGTGCTCGTACAGCATCCCTTTCATCACCACGTCGGCCACATAGATTTCGCCCTCGTCCTCCACGAAGGCCTGGAAATAGCGCTCACCGTCGAAATAGTCCGGGTTGGGGTGAATGTTGAGCAGCCGGGCGATGGGGCCGTGGCTGTCCTCGTACTGCGCAATATGGGGATCCTGGGCCAGATCGACTTTCGTGAACTGGCCGTAGACCGGCAGTTTGTAGTAGCTCACGCAGTGGTCCAGATGCTCCTCATTGGTGCTGCCCAGGGAGATCACGTGCATGGCCGATTTGGGCACGCCACGGCGCAGGTCCGGGGCCACCACCAGGCTCAGGATGAGCTCCTGGAACTCCGGCAGCTTATTGAGGGCGCCTGCGGGGAAGTTCAGGGCCGTGAGATTCACCAGCGAGACGCCGGGAGCCACCTGCACCGGTGAGAGCCGCTTGGGGATCAGGTGTTCGATGGCGTCAAGCTCCACCTCATAGAAGGTGGACAGGGCAAAGTCGTAGTTCCAGATGATCAAGCCGTCTTTGTTGGCCCCCGGCATGATTTATGACTCCTGAATGGCGGAATGGATTGGGCGCTCGTGCAGGTCGAAGCCAAAATGCTGGGCGGCATCCAACAGGATTTCCGCGCCCTTGTCCATCTGATCCTCAGTATGTTCTGAAGTCACGAACAGGCGGATGCGGGCTTGATTCTTCG is part of the Candidatus Neomarinimicrobiota bacterium genome and encodes:
- a CDS encoding SDR family oxidoreductase; the protein is MTYNDMRIVLTGASSGIGAALARQLAAEGARLVLAARNEDNLAAVAKTCHELGGETLVVPTDVTDQAQCQALIGRAVAAWGGLDALFLNAGVSMWSRFEDVTDITFFERIMAVNYFGVVYCTHYALPHLQATRGRLVVVTSSAAKTGAPLHSGYAASKHAVHGFFDALRAELLGSGVSITLAVPMFVRTDIRLHGFQGDGSHPKTDPYDDSKSMSADEAARITIKAARKRKREVLMTLELQAAVKLRPFVPGLIDRIARRKVGLD